In the Mytilus trossulus isolate FHL-02 chromosome 1, PNRI_Mtr1.1.1.hap1, whole genome shotgun sequence genome, one interval contains:
- the LOC134715948 gene encoding cartilage matrix protein-like, whose translation MSPKNCVSDPADIVFLLDESGSIGPQNFDLELNFIAEFAQHYTIGPNDVQMGVITFNTQVRDHFKLKNYANINDLTRGIRSIHYHHGGTRTDLAIDYVVQNSFSPGSGARSNVPHFLIVISDGNSNKPRLTEAAAIRLHQTNINTFAVGVGHVNLVELNTIASSRTNHVFTVNTHLELKIPLKAIRCPSFQNIAVVPSRTLSIMDSRKKLSRK comes from the exons ATGTCTCCAAAAA ACTGTGTGTCCGATCCAGCAGATATAGTATTTTTATTGGATGAAAGTGGAAGTATTGGTCCACAGAACTTtgatttagaattaaatttcaTTGCGGAATTTGCTCAACATTACACCATAGGACCTAATGATGTTCAAATGGGAGTTATAACATTTAATACACAGGTCAGAGACcacttcaaattgaaaaattacgCAAATATAAACGACCTTACAAGAGGAATACGTTCCATTCACTATCATCACGGTGGCACAAGAACTGACTTGGCGATAGATTATGTTGTCCAGAACAGCTTTTCCCCCGGGAGTGGAGCTAGAAGTAACGTCCCTCACTTTTTGATAGTTATATCGGACGGGAATTCGAATAAGCCACGGCTAACTGAAGCAGCTGCTATACGCTTGCaccaaacaaatatcaatacattcGCTGTTGGGGTTGGTCATGTTAACCTGGTCGAATTGAATACAATTGCATCTAGTAGGACAAACCATGTGTTTACAGTGAATACTCATCTAGAACTGAAAATTCCACTGAAAGCAATACGTTGTC CTAGTTTCCAGAATATTG